A window of Micromonospora sp. WMMC415 genomic DNA:
GAAGCCGCGGGCGCCGCGGCCCTCGCCTCCGCCTCCACGTACTGGGCGAACAACCAGGGCGAGGCGGCCCAAGCCTTCCAGGCGTGGTGGAACGGCGCCGACAGCCCCGCGAACGCGCTCGCCCAGGGCATCCCCGGCGCCTCCCTCGTGGGGGCGGGAATCATGGTCTGCGCCGGCGTCGTCCTCGCCCTCAAGATCCAGGTGATTGTGCAGTTGGCGATCCTTGCCGTGCAGATCGCCCAGGCCATCGCGACCGCCGCCGTGACGTTCGGCGCCTCACTCCTCGAAATCCCGGTCTTCAAAATGATCACCTCGATGATCCTCGATCAGCTCATCGGCATGGCCGTTGACGCGGTGCTCAATGGTTAGAGGCCGAGGCAGGCGAGGAAGCGGACGGCGCGCGACTCCGGGCGGCGCACCGAATGCCCGTGGACCGATCGGCGCTGCCGGACGAGTCATCCCCGCCCCACGCACCCGCGCCCGGATCGACTTCAACGCCGGTCAGCCCGGAGCGTGGAACCGCACGGTGAACCGGCGCAAACTCCAACCCAACACGACCTACGTCGAACGCACCACCGGCTACACCTACAAGACCGACTCCAAGGGTCGGGTCACCCACTTCAGCGGCCGGCTGCAAGCGGTGGACGGGCACCGCAACGCCTACCAGCAGCGCGTCGCCGGCCGTCCCTTCCGCAAGTCGACCGACCAGGGCGGCCACCTGTTCGCCCACATCTTCCGCGGCCCCGGCGAACGCATCAACCTCGTGGCGATGGACTCCAACCTCAACCTGTCCGCCTGGAAACGGATGGAGAACAGGTGGGCGCGGGCCCTGGACCCAGACCACCCCACCCCCGGCGCCGGCTCCCAGACCGTCCGGGTCGAGGGCCGGGTGCACTACGATCCGAACTCAGCATCAACCCGGCCCACCGCGTTCACCATCACCGAACAGATCGACAACGGCCCCAAACGCACCCACCGATTCCGAAATCCATGAAAGGTGCCGTCGTGCCTGACGGTCGTGACAGCGACATCATCACCCGCATCGGGCAGATCCTGCTGTCGGTCCTGCCCGACAACGCGGAAACCATCATCGTCAACGGCGAAACCGACGTCGACTACGCCAACGCGTCCCTGGAACTTCGGGGACCCGACGGCAAAGCGTTCTACTTCGCGTGGGACGACAACCCCGACGAGGCCGTCGACGAGATCACCGACCTGCTCATCGACCTGCGGCAAGTGATGATCGACGACGGCAGCGACCCGTGGTACGGGTTCACCATGGCCGTCCAGCGCGACGGCGCCTTCGAGGTCGACTTCTCGTACGAGCCTCCCACTGACTGACGGGGACGCTCCGACCGGCGTCGATGGCCGCCGGAGAGTCCCGCGATGGCCCGATTAGGCCTCTTCGCCGTAGGCCCCGTCCGGGGAGGCTGGTAGCCCTAATGGGTTCAGAGCGGGCCTTGTGGTGCCCGGCGAGGTGATCCGCGGCTGATCTCGGAGGAGGGTCGGGGTTCGGGGCGGAGCCCCGAGGTTCTGTTGTCCTAACCTGGCACGATGACCGGCTCCGGAACGGCTCTCGTTGCTTCCTCGATTTCGGCAGTGGTGGCCATGGCGGTCGTTGGGCTTCAGTACTCCCTCGAACGTCGCCGTCAGCAACGAGCTGACAGAGCCCAGCGGCTCGCGGCTTTCTTCGCTGCTACCCATGCATTCGTTCTGTACCTCGGCCCCTTGGCGCGGGCACCTCTCGCAAAGAAGGAGCAAATCCTGGCAGAAGCTCGGGATCTGGAAGACCGTCTTAGCGCATGCTTCGCCCAGGTGCGGCTCCTTGAGGACCGCGAGATCGTGGATGCTGCCACACGCTTGGACCGGGAACTGGTCCGCCTAGAAGGCAGGGCCCGCGAGAAGCAGTGGTCGAGGACCGATTGGCGTGAGGCCAGGGCTGGGCTCTCCGAGCCGGTGAGTACATACCAGGCGCTCGCCCGCAAGAAGTTGGGAGCCGGAAGGTTGTGAGCCTGCCTTGGATGCCCTCGTCTCCCGGCCGGCCCGGCCGATGCCGGCCGGAGATCGCCAGCAGGCCGGGGCCCGGCCGGCGCGGCCCGCTTGCGGGCCGCCCTGATCCTTAAAGAGGTCAATTCGGCAGTATCGAGAGTAGGGTCGCCGCCGTGCCGAGTGACATCGTCCTGTGGCCAGACGCGAACGACCGCTGATGAACTCTGAGCGGTTCGGTCGTAGTGAGTTTTGACTGTTGGCCCCCACTTGGCCGATGGTGACGGTGTGACGTCCAGCGTGTGGCTGCACCGGGACGAGGACTTTCACCCCGGTACGGAACTCTTTCGTAGCGAGCGCCTGTTCGCGCTGTGGTCGTACTCGGCGACACACGGCCAACTGCTGTTGCGCGCGGACCACATGCCCGGCGACGACCGGCGCCTTCCCACGACAGTGGAAGTGCTGTTCAAGCCGATCGAGGCGGTGCGGATGCAGGGCGGGTACCGCGGCCTGGTAATCCGGTGCGCGACCGACGACGAGGCCGCGGAGATCGAGGCAGACATCGCTGGCCATCGCCCGGGGTCGGCGCGCGTGCTCATGCTGGAGAGCGAGGGGGTGACCGGTTACGCCGTCACCCTCGCCGTCGGGTGGAGCGAGGGCGTGCTGTCGCGCCTTCAGCCGTCGCTGTTCAACACCTTCAGACCGTACGACCCGGTGTGGCCGACCAAGCCGCTGGCGGGCGTCGGCGCCGAACTCGACACCGCCTCGCCGCAGGAGGTAGCGGAGGCGGTCCTCGCCGGCATGCCCAAGGGCATACGCCGGGAGCGTCGCGCCACCGTGTACGTGCTCACGGCGGTCATCGAGCAGGACGGCCGCCGGAGCCGGCACAACGTCGGGGTCTTCCTGACCGAATCGGATGCCGAGGAGGCGTTACGGCTGGTCGAACCCCACGTACGGAGCTGCTGGGTCGAACCCCTCCCGACGGTGCTGTAGCGGGCCGCTCGCGGCGAGGTACAGGTTCCGGACGCGACGAGGGCGATCGCCTTTCAACCTGACGTGGTAGGACGACCGCCCCTCGTACTGGCTATTGGTGCCGACGAGGCGCCAGCCCGCCCGACCGCGCACCTTCTGCGGCATGTGGGTGCACCTGACCTTGATCGAAGCGTCACACTTTTAGAGCCGTGCTAGAGACGCAGCAGCTGTTGATGCCAATGCAGTGCTGAGAAGGTCCGACTCTCGCGTTCCCGCGTCGGCGCGGAGCATCAGGCTCTTCTCGAGCGAACGCTTCAACTTGCTATATGTGAGCGGTCGGTCACGGTCCAGGAGTTCGGCTACTCGTGACGGCCGGACGCCGAGGCCAGTAAGAGCGAGTTCGAGTTCCCCGGAACTGGACGCAGTCCGTAGTCTCGACACATGTCGCGCCTCGGCTGATGTCCATGTTGCTTGTTCTA
This region includes:
- a CDS encoding DNA/RNA non-specific endonuclease, producing MNRRKLQPNTTYVERTTGYTYKTDSKGRVTHFSGRLQAVDGHRNAYQQRVAGRPFRKSTDQGGHLFAHIFRGPGERINLVAMDSNLNLSAWKRMENRWARALDPDHPTPGAGSQTVRVEGRVHYDPNSASTRPTAFTITEQIDNGPKRTHRFRNP
- a CDS encoding immunity protein YezG family protein encodes the protein MPDGRDSDIITRIGQILLSVLPDNAETIIVNGETDVDYANASLELRGPDGKAFYFAWDDNPDEAVDEITDLLIDLRQVMIDDGSDPWYGFTMAVQRDGAFEVDFSYEPPTD